In Nymphalis io chromosome 13, ilAglIoxx1.1, whole genome shotgun sequence, one genomic interval encodes:
- the LOC126772622 gene encoding uncharacterized protein LOC126772622 encodes MLPRSLSLCTMRLILSLLVVVCAVEAAKKFEGTLRSAADAPPQDNLAVESASAEPAVVAAPEEYKNPGAPPPPKSAPEEEPVQPEDPVEEPAAEPEEEPASAPETASGGVPPSAPSGISAPSAPANSLEECDPEKIGFELVTGYVFSAPSHILDDIPGTLMLTDCLEQCQANDTCRAVNYETGLCVLFSSDADQLPGALTKSQFPVFTIYAQKSCLGVKPCERAWCFDRVRGYNLKGFGKRTHTVESRQMCLDLCLGENDFVCRSANYNNKTGECVLSNMDRITLAGTNSFQPNEDIDYLENNCVEEPTKLCEFKKMSGRILKTVDSVYQDVQTIEECRELCLNSPFRCHSYDHGDTGDHVCRLSHHSRATLADIQDPYLEVPEAATYELSSCYNVSIDCRAGDMVARIQTSKLFDGKIYAKGSPNSCVVDVEQSLEFELHMGYNNIECNVKQNGLGRYLNDVVIQHHDTIVTSSDLGLAVTCQYDLTNKTVANEVDLGIHGDIKTGISEEVIVDSPNVAMRITDRSGDDTIASAEVGDPLALRFEIMDQKSPFEIFVRELVAMDGVDSSEITLIDSDGCPTDHFIMGPLYKSAASGKTLLSHFDAFKFPSSEVVQFRALVTPCMPTCEPVICDGGPNELRSVMSYGRRKRRSTPAAPTDDMLLVQTIQITDKFGFDKQKMKNVTEDAVFVRETDVTCVNASGAMLAAAAFIAAQLVVLAAWTCSWQRRRAAAKAAELLPGPNAPSALCKVYDASFSRAHQRHF; translated from the exons ATGTTACCCCGGTCTTTATCGCTGTGCACAATGCGGCTAATATTAAGTTTGCTGGTAGTGGTGTGCGCCGTAGAGGCAGCAAAAAAATTCGAAGGAACGTTAAGATCAGCGGCAGATGCTCCTCCACAAGACAATCTTGCAGTGGAGTCAGCTTCAGCCGAACCAGCTGTAGTTGCTGCACCTGAAGAATATAAAAATCCAGGCGCACCACCACCTCCTAAATCAGCTCCGGAAGAAGAACCAGTACAACCCGAAGACCCAGTGGAAGAGCCAGCAGCAGAACCAGAAGAAGAGCCAGCTTCGGCACCAGAGACTGCTTCGGGGGGTGTTCCACCATCAGCTCCAAGTGGCATTTCAGCTCCATCAGCACCAGCTAATTCTCTTGAAGAATGTGATCCAGAAAAGATCGGATTCGAACTCGTGACagg ATATGTCTTCTCGGCGCCCTCACACATTCTCGACGACATCCCTGGGACACTAATGCTCACCGATTGCCTCGAGCAATGTCAGGCCAACGACACTTGCCGCGCTGTCAACTACGAGACAGGACTATGCGTTCTTTTTAGTTCCGACGCTGATCAATTGCCAG GTGCTCTGACTAAATCCCAATTTCCGGTATTCACGATCTACGCTCAGAAATCGTGTTTGGGAGTGAAACCGTGTGAACGAGCGTGGTGTTTTGATCGCGTTCGCGGCTACAACCTTAAAGGATTTGGAAAGAGGACACACACCGTTGAATCTAGACAAATGTGTCTCGACCTCTGTTTAGGCGAAAATGATTTCGTATGCAG ATCGGCGAACTACAACAATAAAACGGGTGAATGCGTTTTGTCGAACATGGATCGTATCACTTTGGCTGGTACAAATTCTTTCCAGCCGAATGAGG atattgATTACTTGGAAAATAACTGCGTGGAGGAACCTACAAAGTTGTGTGAATTCAAAAAGATGAGTGGTCGCATCTTAAAAACGGTCGATTCAGTATATCAAGACGTGCAAACAATAGAGGAATGCCGCGAGTTATGTCTTAACTCACCTTTCCGTTGCCACTCTTATGATCATGGAGACACTGGCGATCATGTGTGTCGACTATCTCACCATTCAAGAGCAACGCTTGCTGACATTCAG gaTCCTTATTTGGAAGTACCTGAAGCTGCTACATATGAATTATCTTCCTGCTACAATGTATCTATTGATTGTCGCGCAGGCGACATGGTAGCTCGCATTCAGACCTCAAAATTATTCGATGGTAAAATATACGCCAAAGGAAGCCCTAACTCGTGTGTTGTTGACGTTGAACAAAGTCTTGAATTCGAATTACATATGGGGTATAATAATATTGAGTGCAATGTGAAACAAAATGGACTTGGcag atacctGAATGACGTTGTAATTCAACACCATGACACTATCGTTACATCATCTGATCTTGGTTTGGCGGTAACTTGTCAATACGATTTGACAAATAAAACTGTAGCAAACGAAGTTGATCTTGGAATTCACGGTGATATCAAGACCGGAATTTCAGAGGAGGTTATTGTCGATTCACCGAACGTAGCTATGAGGATTACCGACAGGAGTGGCGATGATACTATTGCTTCAGCTGAAGTTGGAGATCCCTTG gcCCTGCGATTCGAAATTATGGACCAAAAGTCACCGTTCGAAATTTTCGTACGAGAACTTGTTGCTATGGACGGTGTGGATTCAAGTGAAATCACACTTATTGATAGCGATGGTTGCCCAACTGATCATTTCATTATGGGGCCTTTATACAAATCAGCAGCGAGCGGaaag ACGCTGCTTTCTCACTTCGATGCCTTTAAGTTCCCTTCATCGGAAGTTGTACAATTCCGTGCCTTGGTGACACCGTGTATGCCTACTTGTGAACCAGTTATATGTGATGGAGGACCGAATGAACTTCGATCGGTCATGTCATACGGTCGTAGGAAGAGACGTTCGACCCCAGCGGCACCTACTGATGACATGCTTCTAGTTCAAACCATTCAAATAACTGACAAGTTTGGTTTCGACAAACAGAAAATGAAGAATGTTACCGAAGATGCTGTGTTTGTAAGAGAGACAGACGTTACTTGCGTCAACGCATCTGGAGCAATGTTAGCAGCGGCAGCATTTATAGCAGCTCAACTAGTCGTGCTTGCAGCGTGGACTTGCAGTTGGCAACGAAGACGTGCGGCAGCTAAAGCCGCAGAACTCCTACCTGGCCCTAATGCTCCTTCAGCTCTCTGCAAAGTCTACGACGCCAGTTTCTCTCGTGCGCACCAGAGGCACTTTTGA